Proteins encoded by one window of Seriola aureovittata isolate HTS-2021-v1 ecotype China chromosome 4, ASM2101889v1, whole genome shotgun sequence:
- the LOC130167297 gene encoding CD276 antigen, whose translation MAFKSNRQYFLNPRLSLVALVWLCAIYVTESATPIHIRGEVGGNVTFHCPDEKKEDVQFFYFQTNDTFVNGYYDSKDLRTYGPIWENTRVDHNEKTVDMYRLNISHSRVYECIIQYKDGSLSTKSISLSVTANYSKPTVTKSCEDGSSCLVTCVSYGGYPGTEVMWNIPVSENTSGQLWKVVNNSEVPNPSTMMYNSFSTAYFNCSKGELTYLSCSVGDVTSNMFSVCKPKVVHGIYNPVIITAICAVVAFVISIVALLLWRKYKKRPTGALAVDVKHGQSVKEEEIALSIKEEGERHPEC comes from the exons ATG GCTTTCAAAAGCAACCGACAGTATTTTCT AAACCCAAGGCTTTCCCTGGTGGCTCTGGTATGGTTATGTGCCATTTATGTCACAG aAAGTGCTACTCCAATTCACATCAGAGGGGAGGTCGGTGGAAATGTGACCTTTCACTGTCCcgatgaaaagaaagaggatgTTCAATTTTTCTACTTTCAAACCAACGACACATTCGTGAACGGCTACTATGATTCAAAAGATCTAAGGACATATGGACCGATATGGGAGAACACAAGAGTGGATCACAATGAGAAAACTGTGGACATGTACAGACTGAACATCTCACATAGCAGAGTCTATGAGTGCATTATCCAGTACAAAGACGGGTCTTTGAGTACAAAGTCAATCAGCCTCAGTGTCACAG CCAACTACAGTAAACCCACAGTCACAAAGTCCTGTGAAGATGGCTCCAGTTGCCTTGTGACGTGTGTGTCCTATGGTGGGTACCCAGGCACTGAGGTGATGTGGAACATACCTGTGTCTGAGAATACCAGCGGCCAGCTGTGGAAAGTTGTGAACAACAGTGAAGTGCCCAATCCAAGCACCATGATGTACAATAGCTTCAGCACTGCATATTTTAATTGCTCCAAAGGAGAACTGACATACCTCAGCTGCTCTGTCGGTGACGTCACCTCGAACATGTTCTCAGTCT GTAAACCTAAGGTTGTACACGGCATATACAATCCTGTGATAATAACAGCCATCTGTGCAGTTGTGGCTTTTGTCATTTCTATTGTGGCATTGCTACTGTGGCGTAAATACAAGAAAAGACCGACAG GAGCACTAGCAGTAGATGTGAAACATGGGCAGAGTGTAAAAGA gGAGGAAATAGCCCTCAGCataaaagaggagggggagaggcaTCCTGAGTGCTGA